The Pseudarthrobacter sp. NS4 genome includes a window with the following:
- the pepN gene encoding aminopeptidase N, with product MSNENLQRDEAAERSVLISTTSYDVSLDVRQAADPDVAGYTSTSVINFTASEPGTSTFLDFIGSCVHSVFLNGKGLRVEDVVDGARIRLDNLQRENQVTVTGTALYSRSGEGMHRFVDPADGQCYLYTQYEPADARRVFANFEQPDLKATFTFHVIAPAEWQVASNGAEVNRTLLTGDPATARWDFAPTEPMSTYITTVLAGPYFKAEDRWQATLDDGTSLDIPLALYCRASMAESFDTDELFKLTKKGLDFFNRLFDYPYPWGKYDQAFVPEYNLGAMENPGLVTFTEAYVFTSRATDAQYQGRANTLMHEMAHMWFGDLVTMQWWDDLWLKESFADYMGTLGVDRATDWETAWVNFANKRKAWAYVQDQLPTTHPIVADIPDLEAAKQNFDGITYAKGASVLKQLVAYVGFDAFIAGSREYFRKHAYGNTSLADLLAALSASSGRDLAGWAQQWLQTSGISTLSLDSGADPANDDGVLGRVAIVQDATDPVTGREELRPHRLRVGSYDFDARGALVRTGSIETDVAGVRTELPELAGRPRPALLLVNDDDLTYAKVRLDPASEATVLASLDRIADPMARALCWTALWNSARDGESPASRYVDAVAAFGPAETGIGVLLNILDNAGTAVERYTPAAAREAVRASFLATAAAELDRAVPGSDQQLAWARTLGTLSRHQDALLPRLRGLLDGSATLEGLAVDAELRWHFWHALAANGQASLAELDAELARDTTASGRAGHATAVAARPEPEVKTAAWNEAVRGNRLSNQLLTATISGFTTAPAGLLEPYVEPYFECIRSVWEGRSIEIASRIVRGLYPVAQDLAEGMKPADHPVLRRTDQWLAAHGDAPRALRRIIVEQRSHLLRALTAQAAVVNAPSAAP from the coding sequence GTGTCAAATGAGAATCTGCAGCGCGATGAAGCCGCCGAACGTTCTGTCCTGATCAGCACCACCAGCTATGACGTCTCGCTGGATGTGCGGCAGGCAGCGGACCCGGACGTTGCCGGCTACACCAGCACGAGCGTCATCAACTTCACCGCCTCGGAGCCCGGCACATCAACGTTCCTGGATTTCATTGGCAGCTGCGTCCACAGCGTGTTCCTCAACGGCAAGGGACTCCGGGTGGAGGACGTGGTGGACGGCGCCAGGATCCGGCTGGACAACCTGCAGCGCGAAAACCAGGTCACCGTCACCGGCACCGCCCTGTACAGCCGTTCCGGCGAGGGAATGCACCGGTTCGTGGATCCTGCCGACGGCCAGTGCTACCTGTACACCCAGTACGAGCCGGCGGACGCGCGGCGGGTCTTCGCCAACTTCGAGCAGCCGGACCTCAAGGCGACCTTCACCTTCCATGTCATCGCACCCGCGGAGTGGCAGGTCGCCTCCAACGGGGCAGAAGTCAACCGCACCCTCCTCACCGGCGATCCCGCCACGGCCCGCTGGGACTTTGCCCCCACGGAGCCCATGTCCACCTACATCACCACGGTGCTGGCCGGGCCCTACTTCAAGGCGGAGGACCGCTGGCAGGCAACGCTCGACGACGGGACGTCCCTGGACATCCCGCTGGCCCTTTACTGCCGGGCCTCCATGGCGGAATCCTTTGACACGGATGAGCTTTTCAAGCTGACGAAGAAGGGCCTGGACTTCTTCAACCGGCTCTTCGACTACCCCTACCCCTGGGGCAAGTACGACCAGGCCTTCGTCCCGGAGTACAACCTCGGCGCCATGGAGAACCCCGGCCTGGTGACGTTCACCGAGGCCTATGTGTTTACGTCCCGCGCCACCGACGCCCAGTACCAGGGGCGGGCAAACACCCTGATGCACGAGATGGCGCACATGTGGTTCGGCGACCTGGTGACCATGCAGTGGTGGGACGATCTGTGGCTCAAGGAGTCATTCGCCGACTACATGGGAACGCTGGGCGTGGACCGGGCCACGGACTGGGAGACCGCCTGGGTGAACTTTGCCAACAAACGCAAGGCCTGGGCGTACGTCCAGGACCAGCTGCCCACCACGCATCCGATCGTCGCGGACATCCCGGACCTGGAGGCCGCCAAGCAGAACTTTGACGGCATCACCTACGCCAAGGGCGCGTCCGTGCTGAAGCAGCTCGTGGCCTACGTAGGCTTCGACGCGTTCATTGCCGGCTCGCGCGAATACTTCCGCAAGCACGCCTATGGCAACACCTCCCTGGCGGACCTGCTGGCCGCCCTGAGTGCTTCTTCCGGGCGGGACCTGGCGGGCTGGGCGCAGCAGTGGCTGCAGACCTCCGGCATCTCCACGCTGTCCCTGGACAGCGGCGCGGATCCGGCGAACGACGACGGCGTGCTGGGCAGGGTGGCCATCGTCCAGGACGCCACGGATCCGGTCACGGGACGCGAAGAGCTGCGCCCACACCGGCTGCGCGTGGGTTCCTACGATTTCGACGCCCGCGGCGCGCTGGTGCGGACCGGGAGCATCGAGACTGATGTGGCCGGCGTACGCACTGAGCTCCCGGAACTCGCCGGCCGCCCGCGGCCCGCGCTCCTGCTCGTGAACGACGACGACCTTACGTACGCCAAGGTCCGGCTGGACCCGGCATCCGAGGCCACGGTGCTGGCCTCCCTGGACCGAATCGCGGACCCGATGGCCCGCGCCCTGTGCTGGACGGCGCTCTGGAACTCGGCCCGGGACGGCGAAAGCCCCGCTTCACGTTATGTGGACGCGGTTGCAGCGTTTGGACCGGCGGAAACCGGCATCGGGGTCCTGCTGAACATCCTGGACAACGCGGGCACCGCCGTCGAACGCTACACACCTGCAGCCGCCAGGGAAGCCGTGCGGGCTTCTTTCCTGGCCACTGCCGCCGCTGAGCTGGACCGCGCCGTGCCCGGCTCCGACCAGCAGCTCGCCTGGGCCCGGACACTCGGAACGCTCAGCCGGCACCAGGACGCCCTGCTCCCCCGCCTCAGGGGCCTGCTGGACGGCTCAGCCACCCTGGAGGGACTGGCGGTGGACGCCGAGCTGCGCTGGCACTTCTGGCACGCCCTCGCCGCCAACGGCCAGGCAAGTTTGGCCGAACTCGACGCCGAGCTGGCACGGGACACCACTGCCTCGGGACGGGCTGGGCATGCCACCGCTGTTGCCGCCCGGCCGGAGCCGGAGGTCAAGACGGCGGCCTGGAATGAGGCCGTCCGCGGCAACCGGCTCTCCAACCAGCTGCTCACCGCGACGATCAGCGGTTTCACCACCGCGCCGGCCGGCCTGCTGGAGCCGTACGTGGAGCCGTACT
- a CDS encoding YeiH family protein, producing MLPGLATAAVALVAAFLVHWLVPVLPAMTLAVVLGVLAANLPVAGVWTAGRARPGLDFAGKHLMRGGIVLLGLKVSVMDVLELGWLALVLITAVVAASFGGTYLIARLFRLPPVTSLLVATGFSICGASAIGAMAAVRRIRHVDTVLPVALVTLCGTLAIGVMPLLVHPLQLSAPVFGAWTGASVHDVGQVVATAQTAGTAALGIAVVVKLTRVLLLAPVAALAGAHQRLAVRADPENGSGDLKLPPVVPLFVLGFVAMVALRSTGWLAEDWLEAGAVLQDVLLGAALFGLGSAVRIRTLLRTGGRAILAALASWLLIAVLGLAAALLIAA from the coding sequence GTGTTGCCGGGCCTGGCCACAGCGGCCGTGGCACTGGTGGCCGCCTTCCTTGTCCACTGGCTGGTGCCCGTGCTGCCCGCCATGACCCTGGCCGTGGTGCTGGGTGTCCTGGCCGCCAATCTTCCGGTGGCCGGGGTCTGGACGGCGGGCCGTGCCAGGCCAGGACTGGACTTTGCCGGCAAGCACCTGATGCGCGGGGGAATTGTGCTGCTCGGCCTGAAAGTCAGCGTCATGGACGTCCTGGAGCTGGGCTGGCTGGCGCTGGTCCTGATCACAGCCGTGGTGGCCGCAAGTTTTGGCGGCACGTACCTGATCGCCAGGCTGTTCCGGCTGCCGCCGGTGACCTCCCTGCTGGTGGCAACCGGCTTTTCGATCTGCGGGGCATCGGCCATTGGCGCCATGGCCGCAGTACGTCGGATCCGGCACGTCGACACCGTCCTGCCGGTGGCGCTGGTGACGCTCTGCGGAACACTCGCAATCGGGGTGATGCCCCTCCTCGTTCATCCCCTGCAGCTCAGTGCGCCGGTTTTTGGCGCCTGGACGGGAGCGTCGGTGCACGACGTCGGCCAAGTGGTGGCCACCGCCCAGACTGCCGGCACGGCGGCACTGGGCATAGCCGTCGTCGTTAAGCTCACCCGGGTGCTCCTGCTGGCTCCTGTGGCGGCACTGGCCGGGGCGCATCAGCGCCTCGCCGTCCGGGCTGATCCGGAAAACGGCAGCGGGGACCTAAAACTGCCACCGGTGGTGCCCCTGTTCGTCCTCGGATTCGTTGCCATGGTGGCCCTGCGGTCCACCGGCTGGCTGGCGGAGGACTGGCTGGAGGCGGGCGCAGTCCTGCAGGACGTCCTGCTGGGCGCCGCGTTGTTCGGATTGGGGTCGGCTGTACGGATACGGACGCTGCTGCGGACCGGCGGGAGGGCGATCCTGGCGGCACTGGCGTCGTGGCTCCTGATCGCGGTCCTGGGCCTGGCGGCTGCCCTGCTGATCGCCGCCTGA
- a CDS encoding circularly permuted type 2 ATP-grasp protein: protein MSDLFQEYSTAAGRTGAYDEMFAPGLLARDSYGQVADALRKLSLADVSARADSMARTFLDRGVTFDFAGEERPFPLDIVPRVIPAAEWDVLERGVAQRVCALEAFLNDVYDKMTVVSDGVIPRQLVTTSAHFHRQVHGFEPAGGVRVHISGIDVVRDAAGTFRVLEDNVRVPSGVSYVLENRRAMAKGLPEAFGQQLIRPVEEYPRRLLSALRKTAPAGVDDPTVVVLTPGVFNSAYFEHTLLAGLMGVELVEGRDLICRGNRVYMRTTAGEQRVDVIYKRIDDDFLDPLQFRADSMLGCPGLVNAARAGGVTIANAVGNGVADDKLVYSYVPDLIRYYLSEEPIIANVDTFRLEEKEAREYTLDNLAELVVKPVDGSGGKGLVIGPDASKDELDALRQRIIGDPRGWIAQPVLQLSTVPTLSGDKFGPRHVDLRPFAVNDGDNVWVLPGGLTRVALKEGSLIVNSSQGGGSKDTWVLADSPQMPVETVPRPSISVRERVSVWPVESNWRDRQSEQQQ, encoded by the coding sequence ATGTCAGACCTATTCCAGGAATACTCCACGGCCGCCGGCCGGACCGGAGCCTACGATGAGATGTTTGCCCCCGGGCTGCTTGCCAGGGACTCCTACGGGCAGGTGGCGGACGCCCTTCGCAAGCTCTCGCTGGCTGATGTCAGCGCCCGGGCCGACTCGATGGCCCGCACCTTCCTGGACCGCGGCGTAACCTTCGACTTTGCCGGGGAGGAGCGTCCCTTCCCCCTGGACATCGTCCCGCGCGTCATCCCTGCCGCGGAATGGGACGTGCTGGAACGCGGGGTTGCGCAGCGTGTATGCGCCCTCGAGGCGTTCCTGAACGACGTGTACGACAAGATGACCGTGGTGTCCGACGGCGTCATCCCACGGCAACTGGTGACCACCAGCGCGCACTTCCACCGGCAGGTCCACGGCTTTGAACCGGCCGGCGGCGTCCGGGTGCACATCTCCGGGATTGACGTGGTCCGCGACGCCGCCGGGACCTTCCGGGTCCTCGAGGACAACGTGCGCGTCCCGTCAGGCGTCAGCTACGTCCTGGAAAACCGCCGCGCCATGGCCAAGGGCCTCCCGGAAGCCTTCGGCCAGCAGCTCATCCGTCCCGTGGAGGAGTACCCCCGCCGGCTCCTCTCGGCCCTGCGCAAAACCGCACCCGCCGGCGTGGACGATCCCACCGTCGTCGTCCTTACCCCCGGCGTCTTCAACAGCGCCTACTTCGAGCACACCCTGCTGGCAGGCCTGATGGGCGTTGAACTGGTGGAGGGCCGTGACCTCATTTGCCGCGGAAACCGCGTATACATGCGCACCACCGCCGGTGAGCAGCGCGTGGACGTCATCTACAAGCGGATCGACGACGACTTCCTCGACCCGCTGCAGTTCCGCGCCGATTCCATGCTTGGATGCCCCGGGCTGGTCAACGCCGCACGCGCCGGCGGCGTCACCATTGCCAACGCCGTGGGCAACGGCGTCGCCGATGACAAACTGGTCTACAGTTACGTTCCTGACCTGATCCGCTACTACCTCAGCGAGGAGCCCATCATCGCGAACGTGGACACGTTCCGCCTCGAAGAGAAGGAAGCCCGGGAGTACACCCTGGACAACCTCGCCGAACTCGTGGTCAAGCCGGTGGACGGTTCAGGCGGCAAGGGACTGGTCATCGGCCCGGACGCCTCCAAGGACGAACTGGACGCGCTCCGGCAGCGGATCATCGGCGACCCGCGCGGCTGGATTGCACAGCCCGTGCTGCAGCTTTCCACCGTCCCCACCTTGAGCGGTGACAAGTTCGGCCCCCGCCACGTTGACCTCCGCCCCTTCGCGGTGAACGACGGCGACAACGTCTGGGTGCTTCCCGGCGGCCTCACACGCGTGGCACTGAAGGAAGGCTCGCTGATCGTGAACTCCAGCCAGGGCGGCGGATCCAAGGACACCTGGGTCCTCGCCGATTCGCCGCAGATGCCGGTGGAGACCGTTCCCCGGCCCTCAATTTCCGTCCGTGAGCGGGTGTCCGTGTGGCCCGTCGAAAGCAACTGGCGCGACCGCCAGTCGGAGCAGCAGCAGTGA
- a CDS encoding alpha-E domain-containing protein, with the protein MLSRIAESLFWIGRYVERADGTARILDVHLERLNHLPMEERRSVAKELLAVMGARPQSEDFGLPELLHALAYDKTSATSIAGSLGAARENARRARETVSSGLWESLNTTYYGLSQHRKDVVGTYRFCNWTLERTAMVSGLADTTVSHDESWLFLVLGRSLERADMTARMLSTRDVLSAGMSWVNMLRCAGAYESFLRTRRAAFGDQHAAEFLLLDRLFPRSIVYALRDADECLAKLDPSAQRVGFINDARRIVGQARTFLEFHRTDDLMSELPEHMERVQKAVSQASDAISRKYFNQADELAWVGEVS; encoded by the coding sequence ATGCTTAGCCGTATTGCCGAATCCCTATTCTGGATCGGCCGTTACGTGGAGCGGGCCGATGGCACCGCCCGAATCCTCGACGTGCACCTGGAGCGGTTGAACCACCTGCCCATGGAGGAACGCAGGAGCGTTGCGAAGGAACTCCTGGCCGTCATGGGCGCCCGCCCGCAGAGCGAGGACTTCGGCCTGCCGGAGCTGCTGCATGCCCTGGCTTACGACAAGACCAGTGCGACGTCCATCGCCGGGTCCCTCGGTGCTGCCCGCGAGAACGCACGGCGTGCCCGCGAGACGGTTTCCTCCGGCCTCTGGGAGAGCCTCAACACCACCTACTACGGGCTGAGCCAGCACCGCAAGGACGTGGTGGGGACCTACCGGTTCTGCAACTGGACGCTTGAACGGACCGCCATGGTCAGCGGCCTCGCGGACACCACCGTGAGCCACGACGAGAGCTGGCTGTTCCTTGTGCTCGGCCGCTCCCTGGAACGCGCGGACATGACGGCCCGCATGCTCTCCACCCGCGACGTGCTGTCCGCCGGCATGTCCTGGGTCAACATGCTCCGCTGCGCGGGCGCCTACGAGTCCTTCCTGCGCACCCGCCGGGCAGCCTTCGGCGACCAGCACGCAGCAGAGTTCCTGCTGCTGGACCGGCTGTTCCCGCGCTCCATCGTCTACGCCCTGCGTGACGCCGACGAATGCCTTGCCAAGCTGGACCCCTCCGCCCAGCGGGTGGGCTTCATCAACGACGCGCGCCGCATCGTGGGCCAGGCCCGGACGTTCCTGGAGTTCCACCGGACGGACGACCTCATGTCCGAGCTGCCCGAACACATGGAGCGGGTGCAGAAGGCGGTGTCCCAGGCCTCGGACGCCATTTCCCGTAAGTACTTCAATCAGGCGGATGAACTGGCCTGGGTGGGAGAAGTTTCATGA
- a CDS encoding transglutaminase family protein has translation MTRLSIVHKTAYKYNKRVTLSYNEARMTPLTDSQQVVLESVVKVSPQQAAVSTYRDYWGTRVTAFDMQMPHEHLEVVSNITVEVHRAEKIPSESDIAGWDVLASHETLNTYSDWLPQSRLSGPGDEVLGIIPQVVAGKNPHEAALAIFAWMRGEMTYMSGSTGVTTNAEEAWGQRQGVCQDLAHLAIGALRSCGIPARYVSGYLHPRSSAGIGETVAGQSHAWLEWWDGDWRSWDPTNHKPAGDFHVTVARGRDYRDVSPLKGILSGGGGSALNVSVEITQLA, from the coding sequence ATGACCCGGCTGAGCATCGTCCACAAGACCGCGTACAAGTACAACAAACGCGTTACCCTGTCCTACAACGAGGCCCGGATGACCCCTTTGACGGACTCGCAGCAGGTGGTGCTGGAATCCGTCGTGAAGGTCTCGCCGCAGCAGGCAGCCGTCAGCACCTACCGCGACTACTGGGGCACCAGGGTTACGGCATTCGACATGCAGATGCCTCACGAGCACCTTGAGGTGGTCTCCAACATCACGGTGGAGGTGCACCGCGCGGAGAAGATCCCGTCCGAATCCGACATCGCCGGCTGGGACGTCCTCGCCTCGCATGAAACCCTGAACACGTACAGTGACTGGCTGCCCCAGTCACGGCTCAGCGGCCCCGGCGACGAGGTCCTGGGCATCATCCCGCAGGTGGTGGCCGGCAAGAACCCGCACGAGGCCGCCCTGGCAATCTTCGCCTGGATGCGCGGGGAAATGACCTACATGTCAGGCTCCACCGGCGTCACCACCAACGCCGAAGAGGCCTGGGGCCAGCGCCAGGGAGTGTGCCAGGACCTGGCCCACCTCGCCATCGGAGCACTGCGCAGCTGCGGCATCCCCGCCCGCTACGTCTCCGGCTACCTGCACCCGCGGTCCAGTGCAGGCATCGGCGAGACCGTGGCCGGCCAGTCGCACGCCTGGCTGGAATGGTGGGACGGCGACTGGCGGAGCTGGGACCCCACCAACCACAAGCCTGCGGGGGACTTCCACGTCACGGTTGCAAGGGGCAGGGATTACCGGGATGTCTCCCCGCTGAAGGGCATCCTGTCCGGCGGCGGGGGATCGGCCCTCAACGTCAGCGTGGAAATCACCCAGCTCGCCTGA
- a CDS encoding pyridoxamine 5'-phosphate oxidase family protein produces MNPEPASEVQNLEHHECWAMLRTVSVGRLAVLADGRPDIFPINYTVDAGTVVFRTGEGTKLSGASGDAAVALEADGVDPATGLAWSVVVKGTGSVVTGTEEVLETSRLYLFPWQAGRKDAFVRITPDSVTGRRFKVTEPLTWWTQLSGAVKTAPE; encoded by the coding sequence ATGAACCCCGAGCCGGCCTCCGAAGTACAGAACCTCGAACACCACGAATGCTGGGCCATGCTGCGGACAGTGTCCGTGGGCAGGCTTGCCGTCCTGGCGGACGGACGCCCCGACATCTTTCCCATCAATTACACCGTGGATGCAGGCACGGTGGTGTTCCGCACCGGCGAAGGCACCAAGCTTTCCGGTGCATCCGGAGACGCTGCGGTGGCACTGGAAGCAGATGGTGTGGACCCTGCCACCGGCCTGGCGTGGAGCGTGGTGGTCAAGGGCACCGGCAGCGTGGTAACGGGAACTGAGGAAGTCCTGGAGACCTCCCGGCTGTACCTTTTCCCCTGGCAGGCCGGCCGGAAGGACGCATTCGTGCGTATCACGCCCGATTCCGTCACCGGCCGCAGGTTCAAGGTGACCGAGCCGCTGACCTGGTGGACCCAGCTCAGCGGCGCGGTGAAGACGGCGCCGGAGTAG
- a CDS encoding SDR family oxidoreductase: protein MSSPDLTPEEIQACLKVLNTIHAYDEEHPDYVSVRQATGKMFKAVKRHRRVTKRDLIAEADRAVIAQTATAAPDRIDDETRGNKLATSATGKVAGHLIRSRPCYICKQHYTQVDSFYHQLCPECAAFSHSKRDARTDLTGRRALLTGGRAKIGMYIALRLLRDGAHTTITTRFPKDAARRFAAMEDSGEWLHRLRIVGIDLRDPAQVMALTDSLNEAGPLDIIINNAAQTVRRSGNAYKPLVDAEDGPLPAALEQANGGPELLTFGHAHDKHPLALAGSVTEHPVLAGDAITSLALSTGSASLERIASGTAIDAGGLVPDLATINSWTQVVDEVDPLEMLEVQLCNVTAPFLLVSRLRDAMKRSTARRKYIVNVSAMEGQFSRAYKGPGHPHTNMAKAALNMMTRTSAQEMLETDGILMTAVDTGWITDERPHYTKVRLMEEGFHAPLDLVDGAARVYDPIVMGENGEDQYGVFLKDYKPSPW, encoded by the coding sequence ATGAGCTCCCCCGATCTGACCCCTGAGGAAATTCAGGCCTGCCTCAAGGTCCTGAACACGATCCACGCCTATGACGAGGAGCATCCCGACTACGTCTCGGTGCGGCAGGCCACCGGGAAAATGTTCAAGGCCGTCAAGAGGCACCGCAGGGTCACTAAACGCGACCTCATCGCCGAAGCCGACCGCGCGGTCATCGCCCAGACCGCCACAGCCGCCCCTGACCGCATTGATGACGAGACCCGGGGCAACAAGCTTGCGACCTCCGCCACCGGCAAGGTAGCGGGCCACCTCATCCGGTCCCGCCCCTGCTACATCTGCAAGCAGCACTACACCCAGGTGGACTCCTTCTACCACCAGCTCTGCCCGGAGTGCGCCGCCTTCAGCCACAGCAAGCGTGATGCGCGCACAGACCTCACCGGCCGCCGGGCACTGCTCACCGGGGGCCGCGCCAAGATCGGCATGTACATCGCGCTCCGGCTGCTCCGCGACGGCGCCCACACCACCATCACCACCCGCTTCCCCAAGGATGCCGCGCGCCGGTTCGCGGCCATGGAGGACAGCGGAGAATGGCTGCACCGGCTCCGCATCGTCGGCATCGACCTGCGCGACCCCGCGCAGGTCATGGCCCTGACCGATTCCCTCAACGAGGCCGGCCCGCTGGACATCATCATCAACAACGCCGCCCAGACGGTCCGCCGGTCCGGCAACGCCTATAAACCCCTGGTTGATGCCGAGGACGGGCCGCTTCCGGCGGCCCTTGAGCAGGCCAACGGCGGTCCGGAGCTGCTGACGTTCGGCCATGCGCACGACAAGCATCCCCTGGCGCTGGCGGGAAGCGTCACGGAGCATCCGGTGCTCGCCGGCGATGCGATCACGTCGCTGGCCCTGTCCACGGGCTCCGCCTCGCTTGAAAGGATCGCGTCGGGTACGGCCATTGACGCCGGCGGCCTGGTGCCGGACCTTGCCACCATCAACAGCTGGACCCAGGTAGTGGACGAGGTGGATCCGCTGGAGATGCTCGAGGTCCAGCTCTGCAACGTGACGGCTCCGTTCCTGCTGGTGAGCCGGCTCCGTGACGCCATGAAGCGTTCCACCGCCCGCCGGAAGTACATCGTGAACGTCTCGGCCATGGAGGGCCAGTTTTCACGGGCCTACAAGGGACCCGGCCACCCGCACACCAACATGGCAAAAGCGGCACTCAACATGATGACGCGGACCAGCGCCCAGGAGATGCTGGAGACCGATGGCATCCTGATGACCGCAGTGGACACAGGCTGGATCACCGACGAACGCCCGCACTACACCAAGGTGCGCCTCATGGAGGAAGGCTTCCACGCGCCCCTTGACCTTGTGGACGGCGCTGCCCGCGTCTACGATCCCATCGTTATGGGCGAGAACGGTGAGGACCAGTACGGCGTGTTCCTCAAGGACTACAAGCCGAGCCCCTGGTAA
- the glgC gene encoding glucose-1-phosphate adenylyltransferase — translation MPLNKRVLAIVLAGGEGNRLMPLTADRAKPAVPFAGSYRLIDFALSNLVNSSYLQIVVLTQYKSHSLDRHISETWRMSTQLGNYVASVPAQQRVGKSWFLGSANAIYQSLNLIHDANPDIVVVVGADHVYRMDFAQMVAQHVNSGAKATVAAVRQPLHMADQFGVIEVDQNNQQKIAAFVEKPSSTPGLAADPSQFLASMGNYVFDADALVAALHVDAERLDTKHDMGGDIIPYFVNQGEADVYDFTLNEIPGSTERDRTYWRDVGTIDSFYDAHMDLISPLPVFNLYNSQWPIYTRQSISPPAKLVRGQNNTVGTALDSIVSSGVVISGGVVEGSVLSNDVFVATSSRVIDSVLMDKVQVGEGAVINRAIIDKKVKIPAGAAIGLDAELDRARGFKVTDSGITVLSKGQEVPEPGEEERQLSARNLHLVPNAVKAAAEQYPDVRESVDKVARTHAAAAADAVPGMRFS, via the coding sequence ATGCCGTTGAACAAAAGAGTCCTGGCCATTGTCCTCGCCGGCGGCGAGGGAAACAGGCTGATGCCACTGACGGCAGACCGTGCGAAACCAGCGGTCCCCTTCGCGGGGAGTTACCGCCTGATCGACTTCGCCCTGTCCAACCTGGTGAATTCCAGCTACCTGCAGATTGTTGTCCTGACCCAGTACAAGTCGCACAGCCTGGACCGGCATATCTCCGAGACCTGGCGCATGTCCACCCAGCTAGGCAACTACGTGGCCTCGGTTCCGGCGCAGCAGCGCGTGGGCAAGAGCTGGTTCCTCGGCAGCGCGAACGCCATTTACCAGTCTTTGAACCTCATCCATGACGCCAACCCGGACATTGTGGTGGTGGTCGGTGCCGACCACGTCTACCGCATGGACTTTGCCCAGATGGTGGCGCAGCACGTGAACAGCGGCGCCAAGGCAACTGTTGCCGCGGTACGCCAGCCCCTGCACATGGCGGACCAGTTCGGTGTCATCGAAGTGGACCAGAACAATCAACAGAAGATCGCGGCGTTCGTGGAAAAGCCTTCAAGCACCCCGGGCCTGGCAGCAGATCCCTCCCAGTTCCTGGCCTCCATGGGCAACTACGTGTTCGACGCCGACGCCCTGGTGGCAGCACTTCATGTGGATGCGGAGCGGCTGGACACCAAGCACGACATGGGCGGCGACATCATCCCCTACTTCGTCAACCAGGGCGAGGCCGACGTCTACGACTTCACGCTGAACGAAATCCCCGGCTCCACCGAGCGTGACCGCACCTACTGGCGCGACGTCGGAACCATCGACTCGTTCTACGATGCCCACATGGACCTGATCTCCCCGCTGCCGGTCTTCAACCTCTATAACTCCCAATGGCCTATCTACACGCGCCAGAGCATCTCCCCGCCGGCCAAACTCGTACGCGGACAGAACAACACTGTGGGCACGGCCCTGGATTCCATCGTTTCCAGCGGCGTGGTCATCTCCGGCGGCGTCGTGGAAGGCTCCGTCCTCTCCAATGACGTCTTCGTCGCAACCAGCAGCAGGGTCATCGACTCCGTCCTGATGGACAAGGTCCAGGTCGGCGAAGGGGCCGTGATCAACCGTGCCATCATCGACAAGAAGGTGAAGATCCCCGCGGGCGCCGCGATCGGCCTCGACGCGGAGCTTGACCGTGCGCGCGGCTTCAAGGTCACCGACTCCGGTATCACCGTTCTTTCCAAAGGCCAGGAGGTGCCGGAACCGGGCGAGGAGGAGCGGCAGCTGTCCGCCAGGAACCTGCACCTGGTTCCCAACGCCGTCAAGGCTGCCGCCGAGCAGTACCCGGATGTCCGGGAATCCGTGGACAAGGTGGCCCGGACGCATGCTGCCGCTGCCGCCGATGCAGTTCCCGGGATGCGGTTTTCCTAA